A stretch of Corallococcus soli DNA encodes these proteins:
- a CDS encoding 2OG-Fe(II) oxygenase → MVLTDAEVEALGLHGYFVRDAFLGETRALAVRDAALARVHAGTLRPAGIRRGGDHALDTSVRGDHIEWVLPGADAALEALWDHFRALGEAVSSSAYLGLGRFDVQLACYPGGGAHYARHRDAFPGQSNRRLTAIWYANAGWTPADGGMLRLHPEDTGAPLDVAPVLDRLVVFLSERLEHEVLPSHARRLALTAWFYGRGP, encoded by the coding sequence GTGGTCCTGACGGACGCGGAGGTGGAGGCGCTGGGCTTGCACGGCTACTTCGTGCGCGACGCCTTCCTGGGTGAGACCCGCGCCCTCGCGGTGCGGGACGCCGCGCTGGCTCGCGTGCACGCAGGGACGCTCCGGCCCGCGGGCATCCGGCGCGGCGGGGACCACGCGCTCGACACCTCCGTGCGCGGAGACCACATCGAATGGGTGCTGCCCGGCGCGGACGCTGCGCTGGAAGCGCTGTGGGACCACTTCCGCGCGCTGGGCGAAGCGGTGTCCTCCAGCGCGTACCTGGGCCTGGGCCGCTTCGACGTGCAGCTTGCCTGCTACCCCGGCGGCGGCGCGCACTACGCCCGCCACCGGGATGCGTTCCCGGGCCAGTCCAACCGGCGCCTCACCGCCATCTGGTACGCCAACGCCGGCTGGACGCCCGCGGACGGCGGCATGCTCCGCCTCCACCCGGAGGACACCGGCGCGCCGCTGGACGTGGCGCCCGTGCTGGACCGGCTGGTGGTGTTCCTGAGCGAGAGGCTGGAGCACGAGGTGCTGCCCTCGCACGCGCGGCGCCTGGCCCTCACCGCGTGGTTCTACGGACGGGGGCCGTAG
- a CDS encoding DUF4230 domain-containing protein gives MANLSRVLSVLAAAALGALVAWLLLRPASFRQPDTAVVVEQMREVARLETLDVALYKKVVFTPEPQATDALWKDVLLWASYTLKNPHGRAIVFADAHLGFDFQRFDASHLHATGTRVDVLLPPMVVTVALRPGETEIIDSNLDSAQTAQLLEKARLAFEREVREDKRLKDKARQSAERSLRGLLLTLGFREVRFVETLPLGTAG, from the coding sequence ATGGCGAACCTCTCGCGAGTCCTCTCCGTCCTCGCCGCCGCCGCCCTGGGCGCGCTGGTCGCGTGGCTGCTCTTGCGTCCGGCGTCCTTCCGGCAGCCGGACACGGCCGTGGTGGTGGAGCAGATGCGGGAGGTGGCGCGGCTGGAGACGCTGGACGTGGCCCTCTACAAGAAGGTCGTCTTCACGCCGGAGCCGCAGGCCACCGACGCCCTGTGGAAGGACGTGCTGCTCTGGGCCAGCTACACGCTGAAGAACCCGCACGGCCGCGCCATCGTCTTCGCGGACGCCCACCTGGGCTTCGACTTCCAGCGCTTCGACGCCAGCCACCTGCACGCCACCGGCACGCGCGTGGACGTGCTGCTGCCCCCCATGGTGGTGACGGTGGCGCTGCGGCCGGGGGAGACGGAGATCATCGACTCCAACCTGGACAGCGCCCAGACGGCGCAGCTCCTGGAGAAGGCCCGGCTCGCCTTTGAGCGCGAGGTGCGGGAGGACAAACGATTGAAGGACAAGGCCCGGCAGTCCGCGGAGCGTTCCCTCCGGGGCCTGCTGCTCACGCTGGGCTTCCGCGAGGTGCGCTTCGTGGAGACCCTGCCCCTGGGGACGGCGGGCTGA
- a CDS encoding tetratricopeptide repeat protein produces MPLAELERLRRKVEAGDVLSDAELGALRAEAAQRPGATLRLTVAHALVNADAEREALPLMQALRRDFPRDLQVRLGLARTLLGLERHRDAEAELREALVLSPGDPEALKVLAVLALRQGEAERARTYVAEAVARDPFDAEAKLLRAELEAADLPPAPKPEEQVLRPEFTAALTAALGRAGVGFRRQGRDLLVKLASGGVGRVDVGSLYAAYRKAPGAQGLTAHAEALAARLGGLSSGVGPAGVALDTVRPVLRPVGFVAGTQGALFRMGPAGLEVYYVLEDAEFVRYLPASALADPGLTLEAVDAAAWRNLEAHPADVRPVVIDQGEVRLAEAFSGVWAVTGGDGHDGARLLTKSQRRWIEAATGGGRLRVSLGLREVALLCRDSDAESVQVLTSLGHAPDGVPGLFLLEGDSLRSA; encoded by the coding sequence ATGCCCCTGGCGGAACTGGAGCGCCTGCGCCGCAAGGTGGAGGCGGGAGACGTGCTCAGCGACGCGGAGCTGGGCGCGCTGCGCGCCGAGGCCGCGCAACGTCCCGGCGCCACGCTGCGCCTCACCGTGGCGCATGCGCTGGTCAACGCGGACGCGGAGCGTGAAGCCCTGCCGCTGATGCAGGCCCTGCGGCGCGACTTTCCCCGGGACCTCCAGGTGCGGCTGGGGCTCGCGCGCACGCTGCTGGGCCTGGAGCGGCACCGCGACGCGGAGGCCGAGCTGCGGGAGGCCCTGGTCTTGAGTCCCGGCGATCCGGAGGCATTGAAGGTGCTCGCCGTGCTCGCGCTGCGCCAGGGCGAGGCCGAGCGCGCCCGCACCTACGTGGCGGAGGCGGTGGCGCGGGACCCCTTCGACGCGGAGGCGAAGCTGCTGCGCGCGGAGCTGGAGGCCGCGGACCTGCCGCCCGCTCCGAAGCCCGAGGAGCAGGTGCTGCGGCCGGAGTTCACCGCCGCGCTCACCGCCGCGCTGGGCCGCGCGGGCGTGGGCTTCCGGCGTCAGGGCAGGGACCTGCTGGTGAAGCTGGCGTCGGGCGGCGTGGGCCGCGTGGACGTGGGCTCACTGTATGCGGCGTACCGCAAGGCACCGGGAGCCCAGGGGCTCACCGCGCACGCGGAGGCGCTGGCGGCGCGGCTGGGCGGCCTGTCCTCCGGCGTGGGGCCGGCGGGCGTGGCGCTGGACACGGTGCGGCCGGTGCTGCGGCCGGTGGGCTTCGTGGCGGGGACCCAGGGCGCGCTGTTCCGGATGGGCCCGGCGGGGCTGGAGGTCTACTACGTGCTGGAGGACGCGGAGTTCGTGCGCTACCTGCCCGCCAGCGCGCTGGCGGACCCGGGGCTCACGCTCGAAGCGGTGGACGCGGCGGCGTGGCGCAACCTGGAGGCGCATCCCGCGGACGTGCGGCCCGTCGTCATCGACCAGGGCGAGGTGCGGCTGGCGGAGGCGTTCTCCGGCGTGTGGGCCGTGACGGGCGGCGACGGACATGACGGAGCGCGGCTGCTCACGAAGTCCCAGCGGCGCTGGATTGAAGCCGCCACGGGCGGAGGTCGCCTGCGCGTGAGCCTGGGCCTGCGCGAGGTGGCGCTGCTGTGCCGGGATTCCGACGCGGAGTCCGTGCAGGTGCTCACTTCGCTGGGACATGCACCGGACGGCGTGCCGGGGCTGTTCCTGCTGGAAGGCGATTCACTGCGGTCGGCGTGA